One Perca flavescens isolate YP-PL-M2 chromosome 5, PFLA_1.0, whole genome shotgun sequence genomic window, attttactgtaatgtatcCTTAATCGTGTATTTCAGCCCTCCTGTCAGCAGTGGCAGCGCTGCTTCTTCTGACCACAGCAGGACAGTCGACAATACTGCCCAACGAGCTCCAGACCACAGCAACTCCTGCTCTGTTAAACTCATCTCTGCTCACACAGCTCAACGACAGTAGGTGTCTTCAATGGAGGCTGAGTTTTGTgtcaattgtgtttttatctctgtttaggtaaaaaaaaaagttatacatttttattgtcaACACAATTTTTTAACTTGTGCACTTCAGATTAAAGATTCATCTCTTGCAAAAACGGAAAAACTAATCTGTGTTGGGAGCACTAGTCTCAATGGGGGCCCAGTTGTGCCACTCACTAATCAATTGATTAATGAATCCATGAAATGATGAATGATTAACAGCAGTATAGTTCCCACCTGCTGACACAAGGAAAATtgcaaatgaatgaaaattgcAACAAATCACTTAGTCAATAAAGTCAGTTTTTTGttatttccatttgattttaaacatgttttattgaCTCATCCTTGTTAATTGATTCATTAATTGATTCCCTTATCAATTAGTCAGTTGATTAAAAAATTAATTTGTGTTAAAAAGttgataattgattattaagcttctctctcgctctctctccctctctctctgtctttgcagGCAGTATGGAGAAACCTCAGGTTCTGGGCTTACACAGATCATGTAGAATTGAACATAAAACATACTGTGAAAACGGTGGAGAGTGCATGTACCCCCAAGACAGCGACAAACCTTCATGCATGTAAGACGTGTTCCAGCCTAGCCCAGCCCTGTTCACCCTGATGATGTTTGAGTTATGAGTAGAAACGCTGCTTTTTATCCACATGCACATGTTGGTTCGTGTTCAGCTTTGAAATGCACTCACATATTTGTCTGTTTGCTGTGCAGCTGCACGTCGTCTTACAGCGGGCCTCGCTGCCTGTTCTTCAACGATCGCACTCGCACTCTGCCTGAGTTAGAGCAAGTGATTGCCATCATCTTTGGGGTAGCCATGCTCATCATTGTCCTGGCCATCATTATTTTCTGCTTTGCCTATAAGAGGTGAGTATCCGCAGGCTTTCCCTTAACAATGCTGTACTTCTATGAAGGAATGGGAGCATGTAGGAGCGAGGGAAATATAGCTATAAAGcctcaaaacatttttgataaacattttaaatgctcTCACTGTGGACATATTTTATAGGTCTCTCCCTGCTAAGTGGGACTCTCTGTAGTAAATCAGTCAAACATGTTCAAGAGCTCACTCATCAAGTCCTGACACATATGTCTACATACCAAACAAAATGATGAATtaccagtgtttttttcttcagtctTGTGGTTCTTTACACTTTgatgaaattatttaaaaaaaaatacttttgaaaTTGGTAGCAttggtttatttacatttagttCAGATTTGGGgcatttcactgtgtgtggaAAAACAAGggttttatttaaacataaattgAATTGTTACCGAGAATAAGTTCTAATTCcgatgttttcttttcttcaggTGTATAAAATGGGCACCACTAATCAAACCTGCACCGTCTGAGTTGTCAGTGTGACCCAACTCATCTGTTCACCATTATCTTCTTCAGCGGCACAAGCAAACATAAGCCACAACATTTCCTCATACTGTATAATCAGCAGCGTtggaaaacaatttaaaaagcaaataagagactgtatggactttttttttctttattggaCATTTGATGTGCATAAAGATGACCACTATTCAGTTTCAGTTTGTCATTCAAACAAGCGAGGAAAGACtaaactgtgtttatttatgtGAAATGGACTTCATTGTCTGGTAAAGAATGAGGGAGAATGAATATGACTATTTATTGTAATATAGCAATTAACTTATTGAAAGTgttcaatttatttaaaatgtaataaatatattaaaatgtatgtgttgCTGACATTACTGTGGTAAAAGATGgataaacatacaaacacatcatTATTAACTTATTACTTAAGGAGATAGTCATTTTGTTAGTTATTAATTGATTATCTAATTGAGAGGCTCAACAAGCATTTCTTTTTATGGCAGGAGATACTGTAGTTACCATTTTGGGATATAAAAATTAAGAATAAATATAGGAATTGAATAGTAACGTGCCTGTGACACGTTAGGGCCATAGAGGTAACCAACTAATATTTAACGATTGATGTATGCCTGTTTGATTTTCATGTTTTACTCCTTTAAAGAGTTAAAGATCCACAGACAAACTCAAAAGGAGCCTTTATTGACCCTTAAAGCCTCCCATAAAtccaaataaataacattttatcaagtttttaaagataatttttaggcctttattgacaggacagctgaaggtgcgaggggatgacatgcagcaggtctgagtcaaacccgggcccgctgcgtcgaggagtaaacctctatatatatatgcgcctgctctaccaactgagctatccgggcgcccacaTTTTATCAAGTTAAGATGTGAAAAATATCAAACAGTACCTgcgggtttgtttgttttttaaatcttgtGCGATTTATTTTTCCCAGGGTAATTCCCTTTAAATTAGTTTCACCATGGGTCATTTCCTTTTAAATTCTTTTAGCATATGCATTCTTTTAATTGCTATTCTTTTTATTACccgtaatttattttaattttataataGGGCACATGCAATCTCCTCTCCACCAAGTGGACAATCTCTAGTACATTGTTGTCATGTTATGTAGGCTACCGTCAGGTATTGTATTTTACTGTCTACTATTACAAATTGATAGATTGATATGCAATACATGCGTTTGGATGCAGCTGTTGTCAGCACTTTttgcacaaaacaaatttcaagaAATTTCCTTTGGGACCATAACGTTTATTTATACttataaaatgacataaaacagGTGTTCAGAGGAGGGGGCTAAAACAATCATGTATTTTGATCTATTCACTTAATAGATATAACAATGTAATGTATAATACATCTCAGACAGGAGACATTCTGCTCTATAATAACTCATAATAATAGCTccataataattatatttttgcTGATAATTTTACCTTTTAGGCTAattaatttggattttgaatcaAGAACTTTTACGTACTTGTAGCCTAATGGagtatgttttacattttagtaGGCCTACAACTACTTTTTCTTTAGGAATCTGAATGCGTAGTAGGTTATCTGTTAAAGTACAAAATATGAGTAAACTTCCATCTGAATTAGTGATAGAAGCAGCTCCTCCTTGTTTTTGGTTAAGACGGTGCCTTCAGGATCTGTCTTTTTATTTGGACTTTTGATGTGTTAAATTACAAGAGTCTGTCACCACACCCAGACCGCAGGATTAAGCCCATTGGTTTTCAGTTTGTCTGCGCCAGGAGAGGCATCGCCTGCCCCCTTCATCAAATAGTTATTTTGACAAATCGGAAGCGTCTCTAATCCACATCTACCTGCGCGCCCACCGAGCCTCCTGTCAGCAACCTGTCTGCTCTGAAATGGGGAACATCAAACCTTTAGCGCTCCTCTCACTTATCGGTAAAtagtccttttttatttatttatttgtttacgtTTGATAGGAAGAAGATATTCACACATTTATTTGACGTGTGGAGTAGGGCGGGTGGGGCTCAGGTGTGGACTGAGTTTAAATGATCATGTAAAAGCAGGTCAAAAACATGAGGTGTAGCCTAaaccacacaaaactaaatgtagCAAATGGAACAATAAGGAAAATGCATTAACAGCTCTTGATTAATATGTTATGATTAATATAAATGCACTAACTAACGTTACATTTACATTAAGTAGCTGTTAAACCGTGCAGTTTTGAGGCCCTTGAGTAGCCTATTTACATTGTTTAGGCTACATACTTATAGTGGCCTACTTTTGCTTGCTTCTTAGGATCTAAATAGTGTATTTTTGAGATTAagattttgttaaaaaacaaaataattttataAACTACGAAACGTTGTacattaaactacccaacagtaatTCAATTAAAAGTAGCTCCATTTTAACCGATAACAGTGACATCCTACTCTCacattaaagggatagttcggatttttttttaagtagggTTGTATGAGGTAACCGTAGATGGTGGTCACGCCTCCAGTttagagaagcaggcaggagtccCAATATGGAAGATAAGCAATGTTCTGTAGGCCACTGTTGAATATAACTGGAGACAACAGCACTTTGAGCAGCAGTTTAAGCTGCAAATTAAAACCCAATCAATTgaacaaacatttgaaataagtAGTTTAGggttaaaacaggtagcctacaTTTTGCTTTATGAGGCCTACTTTACCCAGGATTTACATTAGTAAAAGATCTGATTTCCTTCCTACTAGCCCACTTGTTAAGTTAGTCAAATGATCAGTTATCACTAAATACAAGGCTTGTTACTTcagttatatatacagtatatatatacatacattatttatatatatatatatatatatatatatatatatatatatatatatatatatatatatatatatatatatatgataagataagatagacttattaatcccacactggggaaactggggagcagctcaaaagaaaaaaatttacacatcataataacacatatacacattaagtacacataggagaaaaaatatacataaagtataggaaatggaaaaataggatagaattagttataataatagtaataaaacaaccgtatttacacaataaacaaccttatataaacagacagtatatatatatatatatatatattacttttaTAGTAGGCTAATTTCAGAAAGCTGTTGGAGTCCGGTGAAGGACACATACCTGTGCTGACACACATGCTGAGCTCAGAGGCTGAGGGATGCTGAATGACGTTGGCAATTAAACCGTGAATGGAAGATTTATTATTTGAAAGCACATGCGGTCTGATTAAATCTGTCATTTGCTTGTTGTTTAGGGTAATTCTTATCTACAAAAAGACATGTAACATTCAAGCTTGTGTAAACTGATAAGTAGTGGAGGAAGTACTTGGGTCCTTTGCGTAAATAAATGTACCAATATAGtgtaaaaaatactctaaaCCAAATTTCACATTATTGTTAATACAGATGCATTAAAGCTAACAGATGTACTGTGGTAGCTGGTGGAGGTGGAGCTAGTTTGAAATACTTCATACACAGTCGTTTGGTCATTTAGCCCAGTGGTTCCCGACCTAAGGTTCTCTCtgctttttgtgaaatattgaATAATTCTACATCACTGGGCATCGAGCAGATATATAAAAGGAACCACTGAGAAGTTAAGAGGGTAAATCAACAGCTGGCAACTCACAGACATATGAAATGTTACAAGGGGCCCAAATTAAACACTACTTCATAAGAGCTCACAAGCCAAAAATGTTGTGAACTGCAAACTCACCAGTAATTGTAACATATTGTAACGAGTAAAAGTACAATGTTTCCCTCTAAaagtgtagtggagtagaatcaaaatactcaagtgaagtaaaagtacctcaaaattgggCTTACgtgcaatacttgagtaaatactCATTCTCCAACGCGGTGAGTACTGATAGGAATATTGTGATAACTTGTTTTGCCTCCTCAAAATCAACCACTTCAGAGTTTGGCAGTAACTCCATGCAACTGCAATTTGTATTTCTCTCTTTGTTCAATTTCACTGTGTAGCCACATGTGAGTTGTGAGCAATGTAGTTGTGGCCCTGCTCACCTTTGCCCTAGATTTATACGCATTTGTGTTTACCAGTTCAGTGTTGCATGTTCAACTTCTCACAAAAGAATCATGTCCTTGTTATTGTGCAAACCGTTGGTAAAATACAGGTGCATTTATCATCCCAATGAATGCGAGGAGGTGGGTATCAGAATCCCACTCCTGCCAGATGAGCGTCAATGACTGATGATATGGGCTGATTGGACAGTAATTAAATACTAACACAGGAAAGTTGCTTCGTCAGTACTTCCAGCTCATGTGCACTGTGTACATCAACCACGTCAGAAACACCCAACAACCAGGCTGAGTCTTCtcacagaaaacagagaaaaatatCTCTGCAGCCATAACAACAGACAGGAACAGAAACCCAGAGAGGGCGCGATGGCGAGGCTTTTACAGCGGGTGTAACCAGATTCATAACCAGTCAAAACCAGACACATCTTGCATCCaggttcatgtttttcttttttcctctcctgcCTCCAAGAATGTGGGCGTCTGCAAATGCAGCGCGTTATAAAGTTGTGCAGGCTGGAACAGGCTTGGCTATAGGCAACACGAGCCACACTACATAACGTCCTAGTTGGCAAAGTTTACACGCAAAAAACTTGGCAGAAAATCTGACTTTTGTCaccaaaatgttttacttttaacatATGATTTCTGATTTTTGTCAAAAAAGTACAAGGTAGTCTTATCTAAAGacaacaaacataaaacattttcagaataaGATTTATCACCAAAGTAAGTTACACTTACAATGAATTTGGGATGTCGTGGACTAAATGATTAAGAAAACAATCccctttctcacttacagtatGTCATGTTACAACTGCAAATTCAAAGTACAtgtattttttcaattttttttattgtaaatctTTGGAAAGAAAAAATGCTTGACGTGAAAATGACATTTTCACCTGTAATGTTCTCTGTTTGCATGTCAAATAAAGGttttacaaacaacaaataaagtCAAATAAAATTAGATGTGTTCAGGAAACACTTTAAAGTTATGAATTTAGGGTTTGTCCTCATCTTGAATAAAAACAcgtaagaataaataaataaatcaaacgtGAAAAATTAaccaacatatttaaaaaagcgTTTAAGTGATCGGTAGGGACCCTAAAAGAGTGTTCAAGTCTAGTAAATGGGGTTAAACTCAATGTCCACATAGAGCTGACCTATTGACCTTATTTCTAGTGAAATTAATGAGACACATTTTCTCTGTTCAACAGGTGTCATGCTGCTCTGGCCGTATGTTCTCACCAAGAGCGTCTCATCCAGACTGCAGACTGCAGACAGCACCTCTCTATCTGCAGGTATTCACCCAGACAACTGCAACAAATCACTGTATTTTTCAAGTATAAGAAATGTGAAGGGAGAATTTGGCTTTTAAACAATAGTGCAAACACGTAATTCATAGTGTTATTATTCTTGTCTTGATAATTGTAGATAACTGTGTTTTAGACCGTTGGTCAGAAGACACAAGAGGCATACTGTACTTATACAGCACCTTTGCTTTACAATGGAGCTCTACAATTACATAAAACCAGGCAAATAGACgtacagaaaatgaaatgtaataaaatacacCACAATAAAATAAGATATGAGAGTAAAAATTCTTTTGGTCTAGAAAACAtcaaaaaacagtggaaaatggCCATCATAATATCCTTGGGTACACAGCGACGTCATCACATGTCCTGCTttttctgaccaacagtccaaaaccccaaaacattGAATTAACTATAATGTgaagtaaaactttaaaaaagcaGCACTTTTCTACATTTGAGAACCTGGAACCATCAAATGTTTTATCATCAAacgattatttgattatcaaAGTAGCTGCAGATTAATTTTTCTTTCGATCGTCAAATCGACTAATTGTTGCAGCTATTAATACAAgtgatatataatataaatcaCTATCCAAAAATGGACTAACATTATttgagatttttattttattttaaaagatgtaGCTGATTCGGCAAGTCTCAAATCCCAACAATTACACTAttctgcaaaaataaaaattttacatttcaaacaGAGTTGAAGTAATTAATAACTATCACAGCGGTGGCTTTCTACTCTAAACGCAGGTCTGTATGTTGTGTCTGAATGTTTATTGCCACTGAGTGAAAATGATGCAGACTTTACCTTGAAAAGGTTTCCATCAGCTGTCTTGTTGTTGGTGTTTCAGGGCACGAGGAAGAGCGCCCTCATGTGGTGAAGCGGTCAATACAGAACTGCGACAGCACTTTTGACAGCTATTGCCTGAACAACGGCCAGTGCATGCTGCTGGTGGACATCAATGAACACCACTGCAAGTAcgatcctgtctgtctgtctgtctgtctgtctgtctgtgtgtgtgtgtgtgtgctgcttttAATTATCAGGTGTGATCATGTAGGCTATGACTCGCCTCTTTGTGTTGCAGGTGTGGGAGGGGCTTCTACGGCCCCAGGTGTAGCAACCCGGAGCTCCTTGTTAAGCCAATGGGAGAAGGGCAGATAATTGTCACCATTTTCTGTGTGACTCTGCTGATTATAGGTCTGGCTGGAGCTCTGTACTTCTGCTGCCAATGGTAAGGCTTTAGCCTATGAATAAATGTACGTGTGTTGGCAATAGCATTTACTTTTGATATGATTTCACTATTTCTGAGAGTTTAATATATGAAGGGTAATAACCACTGTTATTGCTGACGTTGATAATGATGTGAGCTGTTGCTATCAATACCTGTATTTTTGGGATAGCTGGCCAGGGCCACTGGCTTTGTTGCCACCTTTGACTCCCTCTGCTGTTTCTCCACAATTTCCTTGGATGTCAGAAATGATCAGAAACCTGGAAAAAGCGATTACATGCCGCAGTATCCCAGTTCCTATTGGAGTACTCCAGTTAGCAAATTCAGATTTCTCAAAACAGGATATGTTGTGTACATAAGCAACACATAACTGGGATACATCAAAAACCCAATCataaccagtggtggaaagtcACATTTATTCAAGTACTGTAGGCCTACGTAATGTGATGCACTGGAGAGCATCatcacctgaatctgcagctcaCCTCGACTTTTCTGAGCTTTATGgtgagtttcagctcattgtttagctcATTGTCCAGTTGCAGTACCGacaccaataccgtgacttcgttaccggttcctaaacaatttctcgataccaattttattaaacaaaaagaaattacaacattacggcacaaatcttattatttatttttaagctcTCACAACGTGAGCTCCGTTTCAAAGTCGTTTCTTTGGACATTTAAACCTGGTCATCCTGCACTTTTCTGTTCATCCCAATGATTTGTATTTAATGATGGTAGAATACAAAGTTAATGATTTGGTTGGCACCTTTTTAGAtaaatgttaataaatgttgttctgtttttctttttttacacaggTATAAGAAAAACAGATTCCCACGTCAACAGAAGCATCAGGGTTACAAAGGAGTCCAGACAGCTTAGACGCACACCCACTGCATCCGCCGCTGGAAAAGACAAACCAGGATTCTGAAAAGATGATTTCAACATACCATGACGTTACCTGACGTGCTTACACTCAGTGGCTGGTTAACTGGATGTCACACAGCTTTGGATCACTTTATCAAGCAGGCAAATTGGCacaagagataaaaaaaacaaaaaacagctttGTGTGCGGTGCGATTGTTGTTTCTAGCTGCACTGGTTCTTATGTTACAGCACCTGCTGCCCTCATGTTTGAAAAGATGAATGGTGAGACGCACAAAGACAGTTTCTATGGGTGACGATGATGGTGTGTCATGGAAAATTCATGGAGAAATGTGAAAGTCTAAACAAATATTAGGGGTAAGCGACTGTCAAACATTTCTAACCCTTTGCGATCCAGGGGCTGTAAAACGAAGTCAACCAAATCGCATGCTTTTTAAAAACGGCAATAAGCCACAGTAACGTGCAGTACATTATAATGATCATTATCAAAGCAGTTATGCTTTGTGTTACACCCTCTTTGTTGCCAGTAAATGTGagattcatttaaaatttttaGAGAGCTAATTTTTCAGGTTTGGCGAGGTTGCAGATCTCGTCACATCTTTTAAATCAGCTTCAGAGATCAAAGCATAAAACTTATTGATCATAAAGTGTTAACCATCTAGCTGCCTTCTGACTGCCTACAGTACAGTTCTTCACTTTTTCTTAATAGTTTTTAATTTATCTCTAACACTTTTGCCTGGTTTTAGCttgtatttattgttgttgttttttttgccttttgtagCTATTATGAATAGTAAAAATAGCCATTATTGTCATTAAAGTGGCCACTGAGTGTAATagttctgtgttttatttttgttaagtcagaaagtattttcattttgataATTTATTATAAAGTATTAATGTATACACTGGAACCATGTCTTGTTTTGGAAGTCCTGTTACTGCTACAAAAATC contains:
- the epgn gene encoding epigen — translated: MVTQRQKYLESALLSAVAALLLLTTAGQSTILPNELQTTATPALLNSSLLTQLNDSSMEKPQVLGLHRSCRIEHKTYCENGGECMYPQDSDKPSCICTSSYSGPRCLFFNDRTRTLPELEQVIAIIFGVAMLIIVLAIIIFCFAYKRCIKWAPLIKPAPSELSV
- the LOC114556219 gene encoding proepiregulin is translated as MGNIKPLALLSLIGVMLLWPYVLTKSVSSRLQTADSTSLSAGHEEERPHVVKRSIQNCDSTFDSYCLNNGQCMLLVDINEHHCKCGRGFYGPRCSNPELLVKPMGEGQIIVTIFCVTLLIIGLAGALYFCCQWYKKNRFPRQQKHQGYKGVQTA